A genomic region of Methylobacterium durans contains the following coding sequences:
- a CDS encoding ketopantoate reductase family protein, with amino-acid sequence MPRNILILGASYGSLLGTKLLMAGHNVTLVCRRKTADLINREGTEVRIKLRDEAGHRAIFSRDLPGTLDATPPEDVDVSRYDLVGLAMQEPQYNDYSIRLLMIKISEAKRPCLSLMNMPPLPYLRRIPALANMDLEFAYTNAGVWDRFEPGLVTLCSPDPQAYRPAGEGANVLHVGLPTNFKAAAFADEAHNQLLRELEADIDAVRLDGQDVPVKLKVFDSLFVPLAKWSMLLTGNYRCVTPEEPQSIRDAVHSDLARSRAIYEHVDAIAQRLGADPKDQVPFEKYAKAAESLLNPSSAARAVASGAPFIERVDVLVKLISHQLGAPDAEIDRTVRMVDRKLGERVISGGFGAD; translated from the coding sequence ATGCCACGCAATATTCTGATCCTTGGAGCCTCGTACGGCTCGCTGCTCGGCACGAAGCTGCTGATGGCTGGTCACAACGTGACCCTCGTCTGCCGCAGGAAGACGGCTGACCTGATCAACCGCGAGGGCACCGAGGTCCGCATCAAGCTGCGCGATGAAGCGGGCCACCGAGCAATATTTTCGCGTGATCTGCCTGGCACCTTGGACGCGACGCCGCCCGAAGACGTCGACGTCTCCCGATATGACTTGGTTGGGCTCGCCATGCAGGAGCCGCAATACAATGACTATTCGATCCGTCTCCTGATGATCAAGATTTCTGAGGCGAAGCGGCCTTGTCTCTCACTCATGAACATGCCGCCCCTTCCGTATCTCAGGCGCATCCCGGCGCTCGCCAACATGGACTTGGAGTTTGCCTACACCAATGCCGGCGTCTGGGATCGGTTCGAGCCAGGGCTGGTCACGCTCTGCTCGCCCGATCCGCAGGCCTACCGCCCGGCAGGTGAGGGTGCGAATGTTCTCCACGTCGGGCTGCCGACGAACTTCAAGGCGGCGGCGTTCGCCGACGAGGCGCACAACCAGCTGCTCCGCGAGTTGGAGGCGGACATCGACGCGGTGCGCCTCGACGGGCAGGACGTGCCGGTGAAGCTCAAGGTGTTCGACTCGCTGTTTGTGCCGCTGGCGAAGTGGTCGATGCTGCTGACAGGCAACTACCGCTGCGTCACACCGGAGGAGCCGCAATCGATCCGCGACGCAGTGCATAGCGATCTAGCGCGGTCCCGCGCGATCTACGAGCACGTGGACGCCATCGCCCAGCGGCTCGGCGCCGACCCGAAGGACCAGGTGCCCTTCGAGAAGTACGCCAAGGCGGCCGAGAGCCTGCTCAACCCCTCGTCGGCGGCGCGGGCGGTGGCGAGCGGGGCGCCCTTCATCGAGCGGGTTGACGTGCTGGTGAAGCTGATCTCGCACCAGCTCGGCGCGCCTGACGCCGAAATTGACCGGACGGTCCGGATGGTGGACCGAAAACTCGGCGAGCGCGTCATCTCGGGTGGATTCGGTGCGGATTGA
- the rsgA gene encoding ribosome small subunit-dependent GTPase A — translation MTGHPDFLHPVSPASLGWSDFFEDQRERNEADLAPMRIAAVHRSRLTALSLTGPVKLTLPAHTNTGDYAVGDWVLVDPQTQTLHRRLTRRTVLARRTEGSRPLQIAAANVDTLFVVTSCNAEFNPARLERYLALANQGGTNPVILLTKADTAVDVGAYQRQAAQLQRGLAVLTINPRLPEAVSALARWCGVGQTVALVGSSGVGKSTLVNTLAGPDQNVPQETGRIREHDAKGRHTTTSRSLHAIAGGGWVIDTPGMRTLHVSDAAQGIETLFAEITELAPLCRFRDCTHAHEPGCAVQAAVSGGTLDPERLTRWRKLLNENRGNTPASTGPRRRR, via the coding sequence GTGACCGGTCATCCCGACTTCCTTCATCCCGTATCGCCTGCAAGCCTGGGTTGGTCCGACTTTTTTGAGGACCAGCGTGAGCGCAACGAGGCCGATCTCGCCCCGATGCGGATCGCTGCGGTTCACCGCTCCCGCCTGACCGCCTTGTCTCTCACTGGGCCTGTCAAGCTGACACTTCCGGCTCACACCAACACCGGCGATTACGCTGTGGGCGATTGGGTGCTAGTCGATCCCCAGACCCAAACGCTTCACCGCCGCCTCACCCGCAGGACGGTGCTGGCGCGGCGTACCGAAGGCAGCAGGCCCCTTCAGATCGCCGCGGCCAACGTCGACACCCTGTTCGTCGTCACCTCCTGCAACGCCGAATTCAACCCCGCCCGGCTGGAGCGCTATCTGGCACTGGCCAATCAGGGCGGCACCAATCCGGTGATCCTGCTCACCAAAGCCGACACTGCGGTCGATGTGGGGGCTTATCAGCGCCAGGCTGCCCAGTTGCAGCGCGGGCTCGCCGTGCTGACCATCAATCCTCGCCTGCCCGAGGCCGTGAGTGCCTTGGCCCGGTGGTGCGGCGTGGGGCAAACCGTGGCGCTGGTCGGCTCCTCCGGTGTCGGCAAATCGACCCTGGTCAACACGCTGGCTGGTCCGGACCAGAATGTGCCTCAGGAGACGGGACGCATTCGCGAGCACGACGCCAAGGGCCGCCACACCACGACATCCCGCTCCCTGCACGCCATTGCTGGCGGCGGCTGGGTCATCGACACGCCGGGAATGCGAACGCTGCACGTCAGCGACGCCGCGCAAGGCATCGAGACCCTGTTTGCCGAGATCACTGAGCTCGCGCCCCTGTGCCGGTTCCGCGACTGCACCCACGCCCACGAACCCGGCTGCGCCGTGCAGGCCGCCGTCTCTGGCGGAACGCTGGACCCTGAGCGCCTGACCCGCTGGCGCAAGCTCCTCAACGAGAACCGCGGCAACACCCCAGCCTCCACCGGGCCACGCCGCAGGCGATAA
- a CDS encoding IS701 family transposase, whose product MDALNTPLADQPRFAAYVDTLSDVLGHADRVAPLKAYCTGLLLPGARKSIEPMAARIAPARVQATHQALHHFVAKGDWSDAALLARVRAAVLPMIESQGPIQAWIVDDTGFPKKGRHSVGVWRQYCGQIGKQENCQVAVTLSLANAQASLPIAYRLYLPEAWAQDPERRTKAGVPEAIFFQTKPEIALDQIRAAQAEQVPPGLVLADAGYGIDTAFRTALTELGLRYSLGISSSTSLWPPGTAPLPPKAWSGRGRPPTRVRRSPDQKPLSAEKLARSLPEAAWQQVRWRAGPNGMLASRFAAVRARPAHRDELRHEPRAEEWVLIEWPQGEAAPTKYWLSSLPPETSLAELVSQTKLRWRIERDYQELKQEIGLGHYEGRSWRGFHHHASLCIAAYGFLVSERGRFPPSGPKITRRQTPVLPAGYRPRGAPDPARASRA is encoded by the coding sequence ATGGATGCCCTGAACACTCCGTTGGCCGACCAGCCGCGCTTTGCGGCCTATGTCGACACCCTCTCGGACGTCCTCGGCCATGCTGATCGGGTCGCGCCGCTGAAGGCTTACTGCACCGGTCTGCTCTTGCCGGGCGCGCGCAAGAGCATCGAGCCCATGGCGGCCCGGATCGCACCGGCTCGGGTTCAGGCCACCCATCAGGCGCTGCACCATTTCGTGGCCAAGGGCGACTGGTCAGACGCCGCTTTGTTGGCCCGGGTCCGCGCCGCGGTGCTGCCGATGATCGAGAGCCAAGGCCCGATCCAGGCCTGGATCGTCGATGACACGGGCTTTCCCAAGAAGGGCCGGCACTCGGTCGGGGTGTGGCGGCAATACTGCGGGCAGATCGGCAAACAGGAGAACTGCCAAGTCGCCGTGACGCTCTCGCTGGCCAACGCGCAGGCCAGCCTGCCGATCGCCTACCGCCTCTACCTGCCCGAAGCCTGGGCCCAGGATCCCGAGCGGCGCACGAAGGCTGGCGTGCCCGAGGCGATCTTCTTCCAGACCAAGCCGGAGATCGCGCTGGATCAGATCCGTGCCGCCCAGGCCGAACAGGTGCCGCCCGGTCTCGTGCTGGCCGATGCCGGATACGGGATCGACACAGCCTTCCGCACGGCCCTGACGGAGTTGGGTCTGCGCTACAGTCTCGGCATCTCCTCCTCGACCAGCCTGTGGCCACCCGGAACAGCTCCTTTGCCGCCCAAAGCGTGGAGCGGGCGCGGCAGGCCACCGACCCGGGTGCGGCGCAGCCCCGATCAAAAGCCGCTCTCGGCCGAGAAGCTGGCCCGGTCTCTGCCGGAGGCGGCTTGGCAGCAGGTCAGGTGGCGTGCGGGCCCGAACGGGATGTTGGCGTCGCGCTTTGCGGCGGTGCGGGCGCGCCCGGCGCATCGCGATGAGCTGCGACACGAGCCTCGTGCCGAGGAGTGGGTCCTGATCGAGTGGCCGCAGGGCGAGGCCGCGCCGACGAAGTATTGGCTCTCGAGCCTGCCGCCCGAGACGTCCCTGGCCGAGCTCGTCAGCCAGACCAAACTGCGCTGGCGCATCGAGCGGGACTATCAAGAGCTGAAGCAGGAGATCGGGCTCGGCCATTACGAGGGGCGGAGCTGGCGCGGCTTCCATCATCACGCCAGCTTGTGCATCGCGGCGTACGGGTTCTTGGTCTCCGAGCGAGGCCGGTTTCCCCCCTCAGGACCGAAGATCACCAGGCGCCAAACCCCTGTCCTACCCGCCGGTTACAGACCCCGCGGCGCCCCCGATCCGGCCAGAGCGTCACGTGCCTGA